Proteins encoded within one genomic window of Vanrija pseudolonga chromosome 3, complete sequence:
- the SORD gene encoding Sorbitol dehydrogenase yields MTIPSFEGRSTQKAAVCHGAVDLRIEDKPIKAPGDGEAQIAMGVTGLCGSDLHYYVAGANGTFKIQAPMVLGHESCGIITALPASYSGHLAVGDRVALEVGINCKNCHYCKIGRYNLCKGMRFASSAKTFPHLDGTLCEVMTHPVDLLHKLPASLDLPLAALAEPLSVVLHAYRRAQLQPGARVLVLGAGAVGLLAAALAKASGATTVVAVDIEQGKLDFAAAQGWVTGTHLLPRGARVSGLDALEVAKTQWEGLQKDEVVSSVEGLVEGFDAVFECTGVESCMQLAVLAAAPGTKVLYVGMGTANLTLPIGPSMIREVDLIGVFRYCNTYPEALALLGSGKLGDVSKMITQRYPLDRAVEAFEDLRRGRDKDGNTVIKAVVGNLELK; encoded by the exons ATGACCATCCCTAGCTTTGAAGGACGGAGCACGCAGAAGGCGGCCGTGTGCCACGGCGCGGTGGACCTGCGGATC GAGGACAAGCCGATCAAGGCgcctggcgacggcgaggcgcagATCGCCATGGGCGTCACTGGGCTGTGTGGCTCTGATC tcCACTACtacgtcgccggcgccaacggcACCTTCAAGATCCAGGCGCCCATGGTGCTGGGCCACGAGTCGTGCGGCATCATCACCGCCCTGCCCGCCTCCTACAGCGGCCAcctggccgtcggcgaccgcgtcgcgctcgaggtcggcatcAACTGCAAGAACTGCCACTACTGCAAGATTGGCCGCTACAACCTGTGCAAGGGCATGCGGttcgcgtcgagcgccaaGACGTTCCCCCATCTGGACGGCACGCTGTGCGAGGTCATGACGCACCCCGTTGACCTGCTGCACAAGCTCCCCGCGtcgctcgacctgccgctcgcggcgctcgccgagccgctgAGTGTCGTGCTGCACGCgtaccgccgcgcgcagctgcagcctggcgcgcgcgtgctggtccttggtgctggcgctgtcggcctgctcgccgccgcgctcgccaaggcgtccggcgcgacgaccgtcgtcgccgtcgacattgagcagggcaagctcgactttgccgccgcgcagggcTGGGTCACCGGCACCCACCTcctgccgcgcggcgcgcgcgtctcgggcctcgacgccctcgaggtcgccaagaCCCAGTGGGAGGGCCTCCagaaggacgaggtcgtGTCGTCCGTCGAGGGGCTGGTCGAGGGCTTTGACGCTGTGTTTGAGTGCACCGGTGTCGAGTCGTGCATGCAGCTTGCGGTCTTG GCCGCTGCACCAGGCACAAAGGTCCTCTACGTCGGCATGGGTACCGCTAACCTCACCCTCCCCATCGGCCCCTCGATGAtccgcgaggtcgacctcaTCGGCGTCTTCCGCTACTGCAACACGTACCCCGAGGCCCTGGCCCTTCTCGGCTcgggcaagctcggcgacgtcagCAAGATGATCACCCAGAGGTATCCCCTCGACCGGGCCGTCGAGGCGTTCGAGGACCTCCGCAGGGGCcgcgacaaggacggcaacaCGGTCatcaaggccgtcgtcggcaacctCGAGCTCAAGTAA
- the SPCC777.04_0 gene encoding putative amino-acid permease, which yields MSQIYDPEKSPPVAIEQVDTKADRDLAAATAALEHTYEGEHGTKRVLKPRVVSMIAIAGCIGTGLFLGSGAALVNGGPVGFFLGYLIMGCLVGMMMYSLGEMTCFAPNIGGFIEMGNRYIDPAYGAMMGLNYIFQVGIGVPAELSALASLVGFWDKSSKHAAAYITAFLLFALFSNVVGVRLYGEIEFFFAVLKFGTLIGLILFGLIADLGGVPPHREFIGGRHWRNEPWNDNFKGLGLPVNLSRFLGFWSVFTKAAFSYATTEGVAVLAGEAHNPRKTMRTAIRTVFYRIVGIYMLSVLVISLNVSQHSPDLLSAVALGGHDAASSPFVVICKQTGVRVLPHIINAVVVTSAASSTSENLYACSRTMVALARQRALPRVFLKTDKLGNPIVAVGAATAIGLLAYLSLSNGSNQVFLWLSNLGALSSLINWTSICICFLRFKKALAVQGIDRRKLPLRSWCQPYMAWVCIIFFSLVVIFSSFTAFLGGFKVVDFVAGYITLPFLLLFFLGYKILRKTKMVDLNEIDLSDGPAEALEGTRYDRYGDVQAAMFTQ from the exons atgtcTCAGATTTACGACCCAGAGAAGAGCCCACCGGTGGCCATCGAGCAGGTAGACACCAAGGCcgaccgcgacctcgcggccgcgacggctgCCCTCGAGCACACGTACGAGGGCGAGCATGGCACCAAGCGCGTGCTCAAGCCGCGCGTCGTGAGCATGATCGCCATTGCGGGGTGTATCGGCACAG gccTGTTCCTCGgctccggcgccgcgctggtcAACGGCGGCCCGGTCGGCTTCTTTCTCGGATACCTCATCATGGGCTGCCTTGTCGGTATGATGATGTACAGCCTGGGCGAGATGACGTGCTTCGCGCCGAACATCGGCGGGTTCATCGAGATGGGGAACAGGTACATTGACCCTGCGTACGGCGCGATGATGG GCCTCAACTACATCTTCCAAGTGGGTATCGGGGTCCCGGCCGAGCTGTCGGCGCTAGCCTCGCTCGTCGGGTTCTGGGACAAGAGCAGcaagcacgccgcggcgtacaTCACTGCCTTTTTGCTGTTTGCGCTGTTTTCGAACGTGGTCGGAGTGAGATTGTACGGCGAGATCGAGTTCTTCTTCGCCGTCCTCAAGTTTGGCACGCTCATCGGGCTGATCTTGTTCGGCCTGATCGCGGAcctgggcggcgtgccccCGCACCGCGAGTTCATCGGCGGACGCCACTGGCGCAACGAGCCGTGGAACGACAACTTCAAGGGCCTTGGCTTGCCGGTCAACCTCAGCCGGTTCCTCGGCTTCTGGAGCGTCTTCACCAAGGCGGCGTTCTCGTATGCGACGACCGAGGgcgtcgcggtgctcgcTGGCGAGGCGCATAACCCCCGCAAGACGATGCGCACTGCCATCCGGACGGTGTTTTATCGA ATCGTCGGCATCTACATGCTctccgtcctcgtcatcagcCTCAATGTCTCGCAGCACTCGCCTGACCTCCTCTCGGCagtcgcgctgggcgggcacgacgccgcctcctcccccttcGTGGTGATCTGCAAGCAGaccggcgtgcgcgtgctccCGCACATCATCAACGCGGTGGTCGTCAcgtccgccgcctcgtccaccaGCGAGAACCTGTACGCGTGCTCGCGTACCATGGTCGCGTTGGCACGCCAGCGTGCCCTCCCGCGCGTCTTCCTCAAGACCGACAAGCTCGGTAACCCCAtcgtggccgtcggcgccgccaccgccatcgGGCTCCTCGCGTACCTCTCCCTCTCGAACGGCTCGAACCAGGTCTTCCTGTGGCTGtccaacctcggcgcgctgagCTCCCTGATCAACTGGACGTCCATCTGCATCTGCTTCCTGCGCTTCAAGaaggcgctcgccgtgcaGGGCATCGACAGGCGCAAGCTCCCCCTCAGGTCATGGTGCCAGCCGTACATGGCGTGGGTGTGCATCATCTTCTTTTCGCTGGTTGTCATCTTCTCGTCCTTcaccgccttcctcggcgggttcaaggtcgtcgactttgtcgcgGGATACATCACGCTGCCGTTCCTCCTgctcttcttcctcggctACAAGATCCTCCGCAAGACCAAGATGGTCGATTTGAATGAGATCGACCTCAGCGACGggccggccgaggcgctcgaggggACCAGGTACGACCGGTACGGCGATGTCCAGGCGGCCATGTTTACGCAGTAG
- the lplA gene encoding Lipoate-protein ligase A: protein MLFGISQRGSGARRIAACSPLLHRTIARAFASAPPAEEERVQLTSPAAYVSTSTDPWFNLSYEDWLLRNTPVSQPLLFIYRNAQCVVIGRNQNPWKETTPRQLLADGIPLVRRRSGGGTVYHDMGNTNFSIMLPRVTFTRSGGANLVAKAIRERLDVPSCTVNSRNDVIVREGGKDLKVGAEVTGSPTHAQVSGSAYKIIQHRAYHHGTMLISSDVSTLGRALHSDSPHLETKGIASFRSAVSTLNAHRARSAPITNDDFVEALKEEFGATYPGHMEEHVVNEGQVDLPKVWDGVKDLAVGVSRKGVADGQSWEWQYGQTPEFTNKIEGELSFGRVTATLASRHALLTQFSLELAAADEDTQDALNAISTALVGKRYEALSGAEADLAPDVPTPLANEVLAWLRTSM from the exons ATGTTGTTCGGCATTTCGCAGAGAGGAAGCGGCGCACGGCGCATCGCAGCGTGCTCTCCCCTGCTACACCGGACGATCGCGCGCGCATTCGCGTCCGCACCACCAGCAGAGGAAGAGCGTGTCCAGCTCACCTCG cccGCGGCGTacgtctcgacgtcgaccgacCCATGGTTCAACCTCAGCTATGAGGACTG gctGCTGCGCAACACTCCAGTATCCCAGCCCTTACTGTTCATCTACCGCAACGCGCAGTGCGTCGTGATCGGGCGTAACCAGAACCCGTGGAaggagacgacgccgcgccagctgctcgcggACGGGATCCcgctcgtgcgccgccgGTCGGGCGGCGGAACAGTGTACCAT gaCATGGGCAACACAAACTTCAGCATCATGCTCCCCCGCGTGACGTTCACGCGGTccggcggcgccaacctcgtcgccaaggcgaTCCGCGAGCGGCTCGACGTTCCGAGCTGTACCGTCAACTCGCGGAACGACGTGATCGTGCGGGAGGGGGGCAAGGACTTGAAGGTGGGTGCCGAAGTGACTGGATCACCCACTCACGCGCAGGTGTCTGGCTCGGCGTACAAGATCATCCAGCACCGCGCGTACCACCACGGCACGATGCTCATCTCGTCGGACGTGAGCACGCtcgggcgcgcgctgcacTCCGACTCGCCGCACCTCGAGACGAAGGGCATCGCATCGTTCCGCTCGGCGGTGAGCACGCTCAACGCGCACCGCGCACGCTCGGCACCGATCACCAacgacgactttgtcgaggccctcaaggAGGAGTTTGGCGCCACGTACCCCGGCCACATGGAGGAGCATGTCGTCAACGAGGGGCAGGTCGACCTGCCCAAGGTGTGGGACGGGGTCAAGGATCTCGCGGTGGGTGTAAGCCGGAAGGGTGTAGCTGACGGCCAGAGCTGGGAGTGGCAGTATGGCCAGACGCCAGAGTTTACGAACAAGATTGAGGGCGAGCTGTCTTTCGGGCGTGTA accgccaccctcgcctcgcggCACGCCCTCCTCACGCAGTtctcgctcgagctcgccgccgcagacgaAGACACGCAGGACGCGCTCAACGCCATCTCCACGGCGCTCGTGGGCAAGCGGTACGAGGCGctgagcggcgccgaggccgacctggcCCCGGACGTGCCAACACCCCTCGCGAACGAGGTCCTCGCGTGGCTCCGCACGTCCATGTAA
- the trappc2l gene encoding Trafficking protein particle complex subunit 2-like protein yields MADRPPAVPLHLTSLAILAPSNAPLYVHSFTGKDDEMRAYHLAHAAVDVIEERIVMNAQPNRPSDSYLGLLFCMEDMAFYGFQTPTKLRLVLSVALVDAVIKDADIVAIFRAVHQEVIRAIHNPFLSLPSSFSAVAAAPYEPAAEGEDGEGKKDGDKEVQKATAALAATRVGSTRRNEAVAEEEMFASGPADIKPAWLDSPRFRAGIERLGVLLNGGRA; encoded by the exons ATGGCCGACCGCCCCCCAGCAGTCCCCCTCCACCTCACGTCCCTCGCCATCCTAGCGCCGAGCAATGCGCCGCTGTACGTCCACAGCTTTAccggcaaggacgacgagatgcgCGCGTACCATTTGGCGCATGCGGCGGTGGACGTGATTGAGGAGCGGA TTGTCATGAACGCGCAGCCCAACCGCCCGTCCGACTCctacctcggcctcctgTTCTGCATGGAAGACATGGCGTTCTACGGCTTCCAGACGCCGACCAAACTGCGCCTCGTGCTCtccgtcgcgctcgtcgacgcggtaATCAAGGACGCGGACATTGTGGCCATCTTCCGGGCCGTGCACCAGGAGGTGATCCGCGCGATACATAACCCGTTTTTGAGCCTGCCGAGCAGCTTTAGtgcggtggccgcggcgccgtacgagccggcggcggagggagAGGACGGGGAGGGGAAGAAGGACGGGGACAAGGAGGTGCAAaaggccaccgccgccctcgcggcaACCCGCGTCGGCAGCACGCGCCGAaacgaggccgtcgccgaggaagaaATGTTCGCCTCCGGACCCGCCGACATCAAGCCCGCCTGGCTCGACTCGCCGCGATTCCGCGCCGGgatcgagcgcctcggcgtgctgcttAATGGCGGAAGGGCTTAG
- the pzh1_1 gene encoding Serine/threonine-protein phosphatase PP-Z, with product MGQSPSKKMGRTRSKELSANDLADSLASTKLSSGPASIDSRNGKSVSSGSARPTVSSGGSFDSSPSLRSPNADSPTSDGQPSSPATPTILTTGPRAPFLGSSPPPSADSPTSPGRPASPLGHQHSNSNASLSPGNALTATVSRTSITGSVPGQSLDVDNMISRLLEAGYSGKVTKSPPLKNAEIAAVCAAAREIFLSQPTLIELSPPVKIVGDVHGQYADLIRMFEMCGFPPQANYLFLGDYVDRGKQSLETILLLLCYKIKFPENFFLLRGNHECANVTRVYGFYDECKRRTNIKTWKTFIDVFNALPIASIVASKIFCVHGGLSPSLQSMDDIRRIQRPTDVPDYGLLNDLVWSDPSDTALDWEDNERGVSFCYGKSVINAFLATHDMDLICRAHMVVEDGYEFYNDRTLVTVFSAPNYCGEFDNFGAVMSVSEDLLCSFELLKPLDGAALKKEMTKSKRKSLQNHQSPPNNPTAQSY from the exons ATGGGACAGTCACCATCCAAGAAGATGGGCCGCACCAGGTCCAAGGAGCTCTCGGCAAACGACCTCGCAGACAGCTTGGCATCCACAAAGCTAAGCTCTGGACCCGCATCCATCGACTCAAGAAACGGTAAAAG TGTATCCAGCGGTTCCGCCAGACCTACAGTTTCCTCGGGCGGCTCATTCGACTCGTCGCCTTCGCTGCGATCCCCGAATGCAGACTCGCCGACCTCTGATGGTcagccctcctcgccggctACCCCAACCATTCTCACCACTGGACCCCGCGCTCCATTCCTTGGCTCTTCCCCACCTCCCTCTGCAGACTCACCCACATCGCCAGGCCGCCCGGCCTCGCCACTTGGTCATCAGCACTCCAACTCGAACGCGTCTCTTTCGCCCGGCAACGCCTTAACGGCAACTGTTAGCCGGACTAGCATCACGGGCAGCGTCCCCGGCCAGTCGCTCGATGTTGACAACATGATCTCGAGactgctcgaggcgggctACAGTGGCAAAGTCACAAAGTCGCCGCCCCTCAAGAATGCAGAGATTGCCGCAgtgtgcgccgccgcgcgcgaaATCTTCCTCTCGCAGCCGACTCTTATCGAGCTCAGCCCACCCGTCAAGATTGTTGGCGATGTCCACGGCCAG TACGCCGATCTTATCCGCATGTTTGAAATGTGCGGCTTCCCGCCCCAGGCAAACtacctcttcctcggcgacTACGTCGACCGTGGCAAGCAGTCGCTCGAGACGattcttcttctcctctgCTACAAGATCAAGTTCCCCGAGAACTTCTTCCTGCTCCGTGGTAACCACGAGTGTGCCAATGTGACGCGAG TGTACGGATTCTACGACGAGTGCAAGAGGCGGACGAACATCAAGACGTGGAAGACGTTTATCGACGTGTTCAACGCCTTGCCCATTGCGTCGATTGTTGCTAGCAAGATCTTCTGTGTGCACGGAGGTCTCAGCCCCAGCCTGCAGTCGATGGACGACATTCGCAGAATCCAACGGCCGACCGACGTTCCCGACTATGGTCTGCTCAACGACCTTGTGTGGTCTGACCCGTCGGACACGGCACTCGACTGGGAGGACAATGAGCGTGGTGTGTCATTCTGCTACGGCAAGAGCGTCATCAACGCATTCCTGGCCACGCACGACATGGACCTCATCTGTCGGGCGCACatggtcgtcgaggatggcTACGAGTTTTACAACGACCGGACGTTGGTGACTGTCTTCTCAGCCCCCAA CTACTGTGGCGAGTTTGACAACTTTGGTGCGGTCATGTCAGTGTCCGAGGACCTGTTGTGTTCCTTTGAGCTGCTCAAGCCACTCGACGGTGCCGCCCTGAAGAAGGAGATGACCAAGTCGAAGCGCAAGAG CCTGCAGAACCACCAGTCGCCGCCAAACAACCCTACAGCTCAAAGCTACTAA
- the acyP gene encoding Acylphosphatase translates to MPHDTMELITFKVTGVVQGVSFRYYTQREALSLGLRGWCHNHPDESVEGVAVGDKDEIAQFTKYLHRGPKYAQVAHVDVVKVAQPSEAQIAEAMGEGSGDRQFEIRRWRG, encoded by the exons ATGCCCCACGACACGATGGAGCTCATCACGTTCAAGGT AACCGGCGTCGTGCAG GGCGTCAGCTTCCGGTACTACACGCAGCGCGA GGCACTGAGCCTCGGATTACGCGGATGGTGCCATAATCACCCCGACGagagcgtcgagggcgtcgccgtcggggACAAGGACGAGATCGCGCAGTT CACAAAATACCTCCACCGCGGCCCCAAGTACGCGCaggtcgcgcacgtcgatgTCGTCAAGGTCGCCCAGCCGAGCGAGGCGCAGATCGCTGAGGCTATGGGCGAGGGGAGTGGCGACAGGCAGTTTGAGATCCGGCGATGGAGGGGGTAG